The DNA segment TCCGAGAGCATGTCTACGTCATGGAAGACAAAGCAGTCGAACAATCTCCCGTGGGGGTCTCTGTGTTTCTGCCAATTCCTCATGATTTCGAGATAAGCGGCGTTCATCACTCGTGCCTTGTTGAACACTCCGTTGTCGAATTGTTCAGCCACAAACACGCAGTACATAATCTTTTGTCTCTGCAAAACAGAACATAGACATAGACTACATAGGCACAGGATAGATAAACTCACATAGAGCTACAAAAGCACGAAAGACATTAAATTGGCCAAGCTATCGCATAAGCTGCTGATGGGACTTTCAGAAGTTAACCACATTTGGAGTGGatttaacttaaaatgtttctaaCAAGAGCTTTCCAAGCGATTCGCAATCTTCAACCTCAATGCGAATCCTTGCCAATGCCAAATTTGTTAGTTAGTTGGTGGTCAGAACCGATCACCAGAACCACCACGGACTGCAAGGAAGCTCATGACTCATGACACTTAGCATATGTTTATCATTACGGAAATAAAGCCTTATTTTAAACACATGTAGGTAATAACGGACTGGTGATCAAAGTAACCACTTAAGTAGAAGTATTGTCGATTCCGACAAAATCTACTCCACCACAAGTAAAAGTATTGCTATTCAAAACTACTCAAGTATGAAGTAGAAAATAGCACATTTTAAACTACTTAAGTAAGAAGTAGTTATCGATCTAAAGTATAAAGTATGAGATTGTGAAAGCACAAAAAACCACGAGCTtgccaaaaacaaaacaactgcAGGAAATCAAATTTATGAAGCTAAATGGAATCAGACATAGCCTACTTTTGTCCTTCGTCAGggtatttttatgtaaaaatcaAGCTGTAGACGGTATATAAACACTTCGTCCAAATGtgaaagcaaatgaaaattactttaaattaTCTTCGAACCCATACACTGACTTCTTCAGCATTTGGTTACCTGCTCAAGTACGTTACTTTGGCCTGAAAATTACTTAAGTAAAAGGAGAAGTAGGCTACCCATGAACAAGACTACTTAAGTAAGTAGTCAAAGTAGAAGAAATTTACTCAAATAGACTACTTCAGTAAAACTAGTTCGTCATTTATCACCAATGCATATGGGAATGCACTGTTTCTGAGTTTAAAATAATCGTTTATTAACAATAAGAAGACACCTGGGTTTCCCGGCTCGCTTCGATATTTGCCAAATTGACAGGTGGCAAATCTAAAGTTGACAAAATCACAAAGTGTAGTGGTtgatataaatatcacaattcTCAAGCAACCGACATAGACTACACAAACTGATAAAACCTTTAAAGTTCACCTGTAGAATAGGATTTAAATGATGGAGCAGCGTGAGCAGGTGCTGGTATCTGTTCTTGTACGGGATGACGATCGCCACCTTCTGTTCAGCCTTGCAACCCCGGGGTCGAAAACATCCACTTATCATGTCATCTCCGGCCGACGTTAATGTTTCTTTTAGCTGACGTTGTAAGCTTGAGTTTACTTTCAACGGACCCACTGCAGAAATTATGACTCAAGTTTTAAGACGTAACGTGGTTAGTAGGCTACAGTCGGTTGCCAGTGTTGTTTATAGCAGCACGTTGCTGAACCAGAGGTAAAAGCGTTTCATATTTTGTCATATACTTACGAAGATCTGCAGAAGAAAGTTGACATGTTTCTTCGTATTCTACCAAATCTTCCTCTCTTGTGACATAATCGTATTCATCATCAACTTCTTCCGTGACCGGATGAGTGATGACGTTTGTCGTGATTGCATCACGAGGACTGGTCAATTCTCTCACGATATGTGTCATCGCCTCTTCTTCCTTGAAACTCGACTCGGGTTTCTGCGCAAATCAATGTTTCTCAATTAAGCCATTTGTATCAGTAAAACGTTCAACTCATCCCGGCAGTCTGCCTTGTAAACTGGAAGTAGGGGAATACAGAAATGGCGCCATCGTCACTGAAATGTCGGGACTCACAAGCAGACGTTTGACTGTGCCAAATGAAAAGTAATCTCAACacaaaaaaagatttcttCATCAAATCGGTAACttatcaaaaattatttttctataaatttaCAGTTACAGTAGTctaggctataggcctacagcgAGTAAGTTGAAACGAAATGTTTTGCATAGAAAGGGACAGCAAGTACCCTATGAGACTAACAATACCTGATCGAACTTGTCACTGTTTTGCGACCGGTACTCCACTACAAGAGTTTCAAGTTGCAGCATTTTGGTCAACTTGGCTTGTGCATGATGCTGATAGACGTAGGCGTGAAGCATGAAGGTACATACTATCGAGCTGCTGAACAACACTGCCAGCAAACGCAACGAAATTTTCATCTGTAGATTTGAATGTAGCCGTGTTTAGTCAGAGCACGTTTAAGCTTTCATTTCCTTACAAAAAATAGTTGCCAATTGTCTGTCTTTGCTCTAGCACTAGCGAGAAATTAGTAAATATTTCTGCCAAAGTCACTTATGTCTCGTCAACTGCGACCTTCGTTCAGCCTTGCCTTGTCGTGggcattttttctttgtttaatacGTTATTTTCTCGGCCTGTGTATAGTAAAGCAATTACCAATTTAATTAGAACTTATTTACTTACATCGTTAGTTTAACCCCAGTTTCTTTCATCGAACTCAAATGTTCGTGCTAAACTGGCGACAGATTACGGTCAGTGATAGGAAATTATTCACAATTGTCATAATCATCGCTAGAATAACCAGCTGTTTGAAGTGAACAACTCACGTAACTTTCTTACAGGTAATCTGCCCCTCAGGCGATAAAACCTGCGTTGCCAGTTCTTTCATTTGTGGCTTGCTTAGATCCAACtttctttattaatttttttctgctcTATTCTTTTCCTGCACGAATTGATGGTTAGGGGTTTAGTACGTAAGCTGTTCAATTTTTGGTCGATGCATACCCTTTGGTTTGATGACCTCACCTTATTTCTTACTGAGTGTTGTTGGATATGTGAGTCTACACATATTCCGCAGCAAATATCACATGATTCTTTTCTAAGAAGTTCTATTGTAATTGTGATAATCGAAAGGTCGTTACATAACATTGATCAAACGCCTTCCAACTGCAATCAGTATCTTAGCTAAATTACTACAGAATTCTTTCTtaaagtttacttttttataattttgtagtaatattttcaaattttcttttcctcAGTCACATAGCAGTATCTTCCAAGCCGGCAGCCATCATGTAATATAATGGCAACTGCTGTCTTAAAATACTTATAGAAAGTAAGTATAGAATACTTAGAAAACGCTAGCTTACCATCAACTGCATGTTTGATGAAACGGATCAAGGGTGTTTGACGACATACGCAGACACACGGGCTTACGACTTATAAAGGAGACTTTGTGCACTTATAAAGGAGACTTGGAAACTGTCGCGTCCCTCAAATTGCAATTCTACCCACACATGACGTGCATCACTGCGCTTAATTTGGAGCGAGAAAACATGTTGAACCGAGTCGCCGTTGGAGGCCAAAATCAGTCTTTGAGTTGGGATTGCACAACTGAAACAATCACGCCTCATTAGCGATTATTGCTTTGCgcacaaaaatttcattactgTGCGAATACAAGCAACAAAAGGATGTCAAAATCCAAACGTTTTGTACAACaagtttattgctttttattcTGCTCGCTGTCTCcacaaaaatgtttacaactGATGCCAAGAAAAAAAGATTGAGAACACAAAATTGGTCTGTCTTACAGATGATTACTACACAATCAATTCGATGTCTGTCTGTCTTATGTttctcaaaagaaaaaatgtctATCTCCAAAACGTGTCAGATTAACTCGTTGATAAATATGGTTCCTGcatattttgctttaattgCAACAGTATGGAATGGAATCACTTTTATTAGAAAGTTTGTGAAACAAAAATGTGAGATGGAGATTGCTAGAAATGCGTCTCTCATCATCCAGCCTCATTTTCACAGAAAGTTTCCACCAATCTACCAAGGGGTAAATTCAACTGGTCTCTTCATCTCAGAGCAAACCAGCTTCCATGCATCTGTAACTAAACGGCATTTGCCGTGAAATAATTTATGAATGCCATAAACCCAGCGTGTTCAGCCGTGTTGTCGTCAGTTTTAAAAGTTGTGATATAAAGACAAAGATTAGTACAAAGCTTAAAATCTGAATGACGTTGTTCTGGTCGTTTTTAATCGAAAATGCCAGCACTCTCCGTTGAAGAAATACCCTCTTCGTTCTCACAGACATCAACTATACCTAAAAATCGTAAGTTTACACATTATCAcaggtaaaaataaatgtaaaaaagtaaacgaagaTAAATTTCGTTTTTCTACCTCTTTGGTTGACATTTGATAAAACGTCTGTGGTGagatagtttttattttttggtttgtaTTTTTGGGTCCTGCTTGGTCGTGCTACAACTACGACTGTGAGCTTATCAGGAACAGAACTGAGCACCCTTTTCACTATTTCGTCTTTTTTAGGCCGGTTAGAAGCACATGACGCACTACGAACAAAAAAGTACACAACCTAAAGGAATAATCAGGAAAGACATAGACACTTCAAATTATGTTACACATGTCAACAGACGCTTATTAAAGCACACAGATAGGTtataaatcaaataaagataagataaaattttattgctcaCTATACTCACTAACTTGTGCTTGGTCGGAGTGGCATCAAGAGTGGGTAAAACATCATAGGCAAACCCCGGAGTGATTAATGGTTTCACATAATCTGAAACCTCCTTGCAATAAGTTTCCAATGTGTTTAAAGATGGACTTGGGATTTTAAGAGCGTTGAGAAGTATTTTTGCAGCTTGCACACTGATACCTGCTTGGACAATACCGGTTGCTAACTGCACATTGGTCTTGCTCATGTGAACTTCTGGATTGGAAGAAAGTTGCACAAGAGAATCGTATGTTCTATACGACTGGCTTGTGTAAGGACATTTGTCACAAATAAGTGTTAGACCTGAGCCTAGGCCCCGGTCCTCTTCACGAACCACCCGAAGTTTCGATTGACATTCAGGTGAATAAGTGTTGTGATTTGTGCACACTTCGTTAAGAATATCCGAGAAACATTTGCAGCTTATGATTCGATTCCCAGAGAAActtgtaagttttttaacatcCTGGGATGAATTTTCCCGCAGATCTTCCAGTAGCTCTATAGGGCAAGAC comes from the Clavelina lepadiformis chromosome 5, kaClaLepa1.1, whole genome shotgun sequence genome and includes:
- the LOC143459323 gene encoding uncharacterized protein LOC143459323 — encoded protein: MPCCAAMYCSNNQKNSKLYRFPRDELRRRQWAINCGRPKWRPTENSKLCEVHFEESDFKFLNYSGRKVLKKTAMPRIFKNFGKSRKGKHLKNATINNNRSSDGIRHNTETEDEDLACITNGKDGPSLSQQSYIHSSCPIELLEDLRENSSQDVKKLTSFSGNRIISCKCFSDILNEVCTNHNTYSPECQSKLRVVREEDRGLGSGLTLICDKCPYTSQSYRTYDSLVQLSSNPEVHMSKTNVQLATGIVQAGISVQAAKILLNALKIPSPSLNTLETYCKEVSDYVKPLITPGFAYDVLPTLDATPTKHNASCASNRPKKDEIVKRVLSSVPDKLTVVVVARPSRTQKYKPKNKNYLTTDVLSNVNQRGIVDVCENEEGISSTESAGIFD